The following nucleotide sequence is from Devosia salina.
GCACGCTGTCCACGATATCGGTGGGGATCTTGAAATAGAGCCCCGGCTCGGACCGCACATTGGTGATCTGGCCAAAGCGCAGGACGATGGCCTGCTCGCGCTCATTAACCACATAGATCGAGGAGAAGAGCACATAGAGCGCCGCCACGATGACGGCACCGATGATGAAGAGACGGTTGGTCATGGCTTACTGCTCCGTGCTCGTATTGTCGCGCGAACGCAGTTCCGGCAGCGGCAGATAGGGCACGACGCCCGAGCCACCGGCACCATTTTCAACCAGCACCTTTTCCGAGGCGCCCAGCACCTGCTCCATGGTTTCCAGGAACATGCGCTTGCGCGTCACCTCTGGTGCATTGACATATTCGGCATAGACCGCGTTGAAACGCTCGGCCTCACCGGTTGCTTCCTGCACCACGCGGTTCGAATAGGCAGCCGCCTCTTCGCGCAGCGCCGCAGCGCGGCCGCGGGCATCACCCAGAAGCGTATTGGCGTAGGAACGGGCCTCTTCCTGCAGGCGGTCTTCGTCCTGCTCGGCGCGCTGCACTTCGTTGAACGCATCGGCGACTTCGGCCGGCGGCGCAGCATTTTCCAGGGTGATCTGGCTGATCCGCACGCCCATGCCGTAGGAATCCAGGATCGTCTGGGTGATCTGCTGCACTTCGATGGCAATGCCGGCGCGATCGTCACGGAAAATGTCCTGCGCCGGACGGCGGCCGACCACTTCGCGCATGGCGCTCTCGGCGGCATTGCGCACCATCCCTTCGGGATCGCGCACATTGATCAGGTAATCGACCGGATTGGCGACCGACCACAGGACCGCAAAGCGCACATCGACGATGTTCTGGTCGCCCGACAGCATCAGGCCGTCATCGGCATTGGCGCGAGAACCCGAACCACTGGCCGTGCCGATGGTGGTCTGCAGGGCGGAGATATTGACCTTTTCGACGGTCTCGACCGGCCAGATCAGGAAATGCAGACCCGCACCGGCCAGTTCCTGCTTGGGCGCGCCAAGACGGAATTCGACGCCGACTTCACCTTCGTCCACGCCATAGACGGAATTGGCCGCCCAGAACGCGGCCAGCGCCAGCACCGCGCCGACGATCAGCCAGCGCCCGCCGGGCAGGCCGCCGCCGAACTGGGCACGGCCACGATTGAGAATGTCTTCAAGATTGGGAGTGTTACCGCCCGGACGGCGTGGACCGCCGCCGCCTCCACCCGGCGCCTGGCCCCAGGGACCGCCATTATTGCGGCCACCTCCGCCACCATTATTCTCCCAAGGCATCGCATTCCTTTCGGTGTCTTCGAGAAATCTGTGTTGCCATATATAAGCAAGCCAAGCGCCCGATCAATGCGCGGACCCGTGAACGCGCTCGTAGATCTTGATGGTATAGGCCGCCTCGTCGCGCTCGGAGCGCGCCACTTCTGGCTCGGCCGCAACCCGCCAGATGCCCGGATCGATGGGCGGAAACCGCACATCGCCCGCCGGCGCCAGATCGACATGGGTGATGTAGAGCCGGTCGGCGAGCGGCATGGCCTGCGCGTAAATGTCGCCACCGCCAATGACCATGATTTCATCCTGCTCGCTGGCTTCCGCCAGCCGCCGCGCCGCCGCCAGCGCCTCGGGCAGGCTGTTGCGCACCAGAACGCCCTCGGGCGCATAATCATGCTGGCGCGTCACCACGATATGCGGACGGCCGGCCAGGGGTTTGGGAAAGGTCTCGAACTGCTTGCGGCCCATGACCATGGGCTTGCCCATGGTGGTCGCCTTGAACCAGGCAAAATCGGACGGAATGCGCCAGGGAATGGACTGGTCGGCGCCAATGACATTGTTGCGGGCAACAGCCGCGATGAGGGCGATGGTGGTCATGGGGAAGGATTAGCGGGTTTGGGGGCGGAAGGTGATTTTTCGTTAGTTTTGAGGGACATCAGGCACGCCCTCGTTCAACTACGCTTGCTGCTTTCACTTGTCTTTCAACGCTATCAATCTAGCACGCATCGCCTTGCGCTGCGCGGATGGCTGTTCATAAATCTCGAGAAGGGCGTGTTCGTAAACATCAAGAATATCGAAGAAATCCTCATCTCGGACTGTCTCACCGTGCGTGCCGATATTACCCACCACGCGTAGCGCATGCATAGCTTCCGCACTCTCATCATCGCCAGCGGACTCGGCAAACTTCGCGATCCTCTGTTCAAGTGGGAGCATGCCCTTTCCCTTTTTGTCGGTTTTGTCCGTCGTCCGAGGCACACCCCTGTCGTCAAGAACCATCTCAAGGCTTGTGCGTAGTCGAATCGTAGCCGCTCTCACGTCTCCCCAGTAGACTTTAAACGCCAACTTTATTTCTCCGCGTATTTGCTCTGGAATTTTCGGAGACAGTGGAAACAGGTTAGGAGCGGGCGAAATGCTGGTCGGGCTGACCATGGTCTGCCACTCGTATTCATCCAACCCTACGCCATCACCATAGACATACTCTCTGTCCACGTAGCCGAGCCCCGCAATTGCGACTATTTCACCGCACGTGGAATTGTTGCATTTCGAGAAGCCAACAAACCTGTACTGGACCCAATCAGGCTCCCAATCTTCGTTGTCGTGTTTCCTCTCAGAGTGCTTCGGCTCCAATTTGACGTATCGATCTTCGTCCCAGACTAACGAGCCTCTTCCACACCGCGGGCACGGATATCTAGGCACGGAGCGGTCCGAGAAGTTGCGGCGCCAAAGATTCCTATTGACGGTCATTTCCTCTCCAGGATTTAGCACTGAGCAACAAACACAATGTCGATGCAGCGCCCAACAATAGAGCTGACCGCTGTGATATGGAATTGGCTTTGCTTCCGTGCGAAATCAATGTGCGAAATAACTTCGCGCTCCGCCTTTCCTCCATCGCGGCACTCCGGTTTCGCCCATCTCCAAGTGCAACGCCCTCGGGTCAAGCAACTGTCGATTGTTTGACGATGGCACTGAGGATTGTGATGAACTTTCTCATTGCGGCGTTGATGGCGACCTTGAAGGGTTTGCCGTTGGCCCTGAGGCGGTCATAGAAGGTTCGGAGTGCAGGACTGCGGGCCTTCAGGGCGCTCAGGGTTGCCATATAGAGGACGTTTCTGACACTGGCGCGTCCGCCGCTGCATCGGCCGGGACGTGCCGTTCGCCCCGATTGCCTTGCATGCGGGGCCACCCCGACCAGGCTGGCGAGCTGTTTGGGCGTGGCATGGCCCAGCTCGGGCAGATCGCAGAGCAAGGTAGCGGCCAGAACCGGGCCGACACCCGCCACAGCGAGCAGGATCTCATAGCGCGCCTTGAGGTGGGTTGCGCGGATATGGCTGGCGATCTCGGCATCGAGCCGGGCAATGTGGCCCCCGACCATGGTGTGCATGCGGGCCAGCATGCGTCGCACCATCGTGTCGGTAGCGATATCGAGCCGGGAAACGAGCTTGTTGCGTTCGGCAATCAATTGCCGGCGCAGGCCGGCCAGCTCGTCCAGCCGCTGGCGCGCCGGGTCGCGTTGATAGTCGTGCTGGCCGGGCGCCAGTTGCACATAACAGGCGATCATCCTGGCATCGATTGGATCGGTCTTGGCATGGCGACCCAGGGCGTGGGCCAGAGCCCGCACGCGGGCGGGTGGAACCAGACAGACCGCAAACCCGGCTTGTGCGAGCACGTCCAGTGCCGCGCGCTCATAACCGCCCGAGGCTTCCAACCCGATCCGCTGCACGCCCAGACGGCGCAGCAGCCCGACCAGCCGTGCCAGCCCTTTGGGGGCATGGTCCACACTCAGCACCTGGGCGCCGGGCAGGACATGCACGTCCAGCCGATCCTTGGAAACGTCGATGCCCGCGACGATGGCTTCTGATATCATCTCTCTCGCCTCTCCCTGGCTTGTGATGCGGGCAACTGCCCTCACAACTGTTCGGGTTTAGGGAAGAGCCGACAGGACCCTGCTTAACCTCGGCCGATAAGGCCTGTCCGAGGACGGTCGCTGTCAACCCGGGAGTGCGGCTGCGACCGCCTCCCGGGACAACTTAATCAGATATCGTCGATACAAGCCCGAGGGTGACGCGCATTGGGTGGGGAGACGGCAGGTCTGGTTGCCGGGATGGGTGACGGCGCGCCCTCTCCTTCGCGCTAGCCTTCGCCACCCAACTTCCTCAGCGCATCGCCATCCACCCGCACCTTGGTCCATTCGTCCTGCATGACGCCGCCCTGGCTCTTGTAGAACTTGATGCTCGGCTCGTTCCAGTCGAGCACCCACCATTCGAACCGGCCCAGTTCCTCGGCGACGCAGCGGCGGGCGAGGTGGACCAGCAGCGCCTTGCCGATGCCTTTGCCGCGCAGGGCCGGATCGACATAAAGGTCTTCGAGCCAGATGCCGTGCCGGCCCTGGAAGGTGGAATAGGTGTAGAACCAGAGCGCAAAGCCGACCGGCTTGCCCGCCCATTCGGCGATCTCGCAAAAAACCTTTGGATCGGGGCCGAAAAGGTCGCGGGCGATGTCGGCCTCGCTCGCCTTGGCCTCATGCTCGAGCTTTTCATAGACGGCGAGCTGGCGGATGAAATCGACGATGAGTGCCGCGTCGGCGGCGATGGCGGGGCGGATGGTGAGGGATGGGTGAATTGCGGCCATAGGTCCGAAGTTCTGAGAGAGGCGATGGGCAGGGTTACCCCCACCCTTGATCCCTCCCCACAAGGGGGAGGGAGACGATGAACACTGGTGCCACCGCCCCTGCGCCTCCCTCCCCTTGATGGGGAGGGATTGAGGGTGGGGTGACGGGTCAAGCAACTGTCGATTGTTTGACGATGGCACTGAGGATTGTGATGAACTTTCTCATTGCGGCGTTGATGGCGACCTTGAAGGGTTTGCCGTTGGCCCTGAGGCGGTCATAGAAGGTTCGGAGTGCAGGACTGCGGGCCTTCAGGGCGCTCAGGGTTGCCATATAGAGGACGTTTCTGACACTGGCGCGTCCGCCGCTGCATCGGCCGGGACGTGCCGTTCGCCCCGATTGCCTTGCATGCGGGGCCACCCCGACCAGGCTGGCGAGCTGTTTGGGCGTGGCATGGCCCAGCTCGGGCAGATCGCAGAGCAAGGTAGCGGCCAGAACCGGGCCGACACCCGCCACAGCGAGCAGGATCTCATAGCGCGCCTTGAGGTGGGTTGCGCGGATATGGCTGGCGATCTCGGCATCGAGCCGGGCAATGTGGCCCCCGACCATGGTGTGCATGCGGGCCAGCATGCGTCGCACCATCGTGTCGGTAGCGATATCGAGCCGGGAAACGAGCTTGTTGCGTTCGGCAATCAATTGCCGGCGCAGGCCGGCCAGCTCGTCCAGCCGCTGGCGCGCCGGGTCGCGTTGATAGTCGTGCTGGCCGGGCGCCAGTTGCACATAACAGGCGATCATCCTGGCATCGATTGGATCGGTCTTGGCATGGCGACCCAGGGCGTGGGCCAGAGCCCGCACGCGGGCGGGTGGAACCAGACAGACCGCAAACCCGGCTTGTGCGAGCACGTCCAGTGCCGCGCGCTCATAACCGCCCGAGGCTTCCAACCCGATCCGCTGCACGCCCAGACGGCGCAGCAGCCCGACCAGCCGTGCCAGCCCTTTGGGGGCATGGTCCACACTCAGCACCTGGGCGCCGGGCAGGACATGCACGTCCAGCCGATCCTTGGAAACGTCGATGCCCGCGACGATGGCTTCTGATATCATCTCTCTCGCCTCTCCCTGGCTTGTGATGCGGGCAACTGCCCTCACAACTGTTCGGGTTTAGGGAAGAGCCGACAGGACCCTGCTTAACCTCGGCCGATAAGGCCTGTCCGAGGACGGTCGCTGTCAACCCGGGAGTGCGGCTGCGACCGCCTCCCGGGACAACTTAATCAGATATCGTCGATACAAGCCCGAGGGCGGCGGCTTGGGGATGCCCCTATTGCCAGTCCTGCCGCTCGAGGATGAGGATATCCAGCTCCTCCTGCGGCCAGAAATCCTGCTTGACCATTTCGAAGGTGGTAGGCCCGATCTTCTTCACGCCCTCGCCGCAGAACGAGACGAGATTGTCGGTGCTGCCCTTGTCGATGACGAGGCGGAATTTTTCGATGCCGCCGCCGGCCCAATTGCCGCCGGTGGTCAGGATGTAGGAAATCCAGCTTTCGGTGAACGGCGCGCCCCAGGGCTCGTCGGGATTGGGCAGTGTCTTGCGCACGGCGGCGATGAAGCTGTCGTCGGTGCAATATTTGCGGCGATATTCGGCCGCCGGATCATAGCCATCCTCATAGGGCTCGCTGAGGAAGGACACGCCGGTCGTGCCGCCGACGCTGGGCTTGTAGCGGTGCTCGACCACCACCCGCTCGCGGGCCGGGAAGGTCGCCTCCCAGGTATAGGTGGCCCTGTAGGTCCAGAACGGCCAATGGTGGGTTTCCCAGCCCTCGCCGGCGTCGAACTCGTCCGGCACGGCCATGCCCAGATGCAGGAGCTGCGCGGTGGTCTCGTCATCGAGGGCGTCCACCGCATCGATGGCTTCCTGCCGGATCGGGACGATGGGGATGCCCAGCTTCTGCAGCAGCTTGGTCCGGTCCACACCGGCCGCATAGGCATATTCGTGCAGCGTCACCGCGACCGGCTCGCCATTGAAGGTGGTTTCGAACTCGAAGAGATTGTCGGCCGGCCCGGTCGGGAAGGCCACGGGGGACCAGTGATTGGGCACGATATCGGGCATGGGAAAGGCCACGAGCAGGTCGTGGTCCTGGTCGCTGTCATTGCGGAACGTATAGACGACCCGGATTTCCTCTTTGGAGATGAACAGCTCCTCGCTCTCCATGGCGATTTCGCCATTGGCGACGAATTCGAGGCCACCCGTGGTGAGCACGGCCGCCGTGTCATTGGCAAAGGCGGGCACACTTGCCAGCGCCAGAAAGCAGGATACCAGAACTCGCATTGCGTCCTCCCAGAGAGCCGCACCGGTTTTAGCGAGTTTCTTGCTGGCGCGGAAGCGAACGCCTTGCCACCTGTCCAAAAGGCCGCTGGCGAGGCATGCTCCCCCAGCTGCAAGCGTGAGCAGCCTGTTGCCGCCGCGGGAGATCCTGACAATGAGCATCATTCAATCCTGGCAATTCTGGGCCTTCCTGGCAGCGGTTTTCGCGGCCCTCACGGCGGTGTTCGCCAAGATCGGCATCGAGAATGTCGGCTCCGACATGGCGACGCTTATCCGCACCGCAATCATCCTGCTGCTGAGCCTGGCGATCGTGATCAGCTTCGGCCAGTGGCAGGCGCTGAACACCATCCCGTCGCGGACCTGGATATTCCTGCTGCTCTCGGGCCTGGCCACGGGCGCCTCGTGGCTCTGCTATTTCCGCGCCCTCAAGCTGGGGCCGGCATCGCAGGTCGCGCCGATCGACAAGCTCAGCGTGGTCATGGTCGCGGTTTTTGCCGCGCTTTTTCTCGGCGAACGGCTGAGCACCCTGGGCTGGGCCGGCGTCGTTCTGATCGGACTGGGCGCGGTGCTGGTCGCGGTGGCTTAGGCCCGCAAGGGCGGCCAGCCTATCGGGGTGAACGCCCCAGATATTGGAACCATTTGCGCTCCAGCGCGGCGTCGAGATCGATGCGATTATTGCGGGCAAACAGCAAGAGCATGGCCAGCACATCGGCCGTCTCGTCTTCCAGCGCCTGGCGGATGCTGGCGCCATCGGCCCCCTTGAGGCGCCCGCGACCGGTGGTCTTGAGATATTCGGCAGTCAGCTCGCCCAGTTCCTCCTGGACCTTGAGCAGGTACCAGTCGTCGTCCCGGGCAATGTCGTTGCGGGACGCATAGGTATCGGAGACTTCCGCGACCAGCCCGGTCAGCTCGGCCAGGGTCAGGTTCATACCGCCACGGCGCCCTTGATATGCGGGTGCGGATCGTAGCCCTCGAAGGCAAAGTCCTCGAAGACGAAGTCTTCCAGCCGCTTGCGCTCGGGATTGATGACCAGTTTCGGCAGCGGGCGCGGTTCGCGCGACAATTGCAGCTTGGCCTGCTCGAAATGGTTCGAATAGAGATGCACATCGCCGAACGAGTGCACGAAATCGCCGACCTCGAGGTCGCAGACCTGCGCCATCATATGGGTGAGCAGTGCATAGGAGGCGATGTTGAAGGGCACGCCGAGAAAGGTGTCGGCCGAGCGCTGGTAGAGCTGGCAGCTGAGCTTGCCGTCGGCGACATAGAACTGGAAGAGGCAATGGCAGGGCGGCAGGGCCATCTCATCCACTTCGGCCGGGTTCCAGGCGGAGACGATATGGCGGCGGCTGTCCGGCTTGGTGCGGATGCTCTCGACCACATTGGCGAGCTGGTCGATATGACGGCCATCGGGTGCCGGCCAGCTGCGCCATTGCGAGCCATAGACAGGCCCCAGATCGCCATTCTCGTCGGCCCACTCGTCCCAGATCTTGACGCCCCGCTCCTGCAGCCAGCGCACATTGGTCTCGCCGCGAATGAACCAGAGCAGTTCATAGACGATGGACTTGATGTGCAGCTTCTTGGTGGTGAGCAGCGGAAAGCCCTTCGAAAGGTCGAAGCGCATCTGGTAGCCGAATAGCGAGCGCGTGCCGGTGCCGGTGCGGTCCGACTTGTCGGTGCCGCGTTCGAGAATGTCGGAGAGAAGCTGGAGATAGGGCTGCATGGCGCCAAGCTAGCGCGATTCGCCCTCCGCCGCCCCGGTCCCGAGATGCTTCTCCACCAGCCCGGTCAGCCGCGCGATCTGCTCCTGCTGGCTCAGGATCAGCCCGCGCATGTCCTCGTCGCGCAGCCGGTCGACCTTGTCGTGCAGCGCCATGATCTCGATCTCGGCCTTGAGATTGACCTCATAGTCATGGGCGGAGACCTCGCGGTCCTTGGCCGCCTGCCGGTTCTGGCTCATCATGATCACCGGCGCCTGGATGGCCGCCAGCATGGAGAGCATCAGATTGAGGAAGATGAAGGGATAGGGATCGAAGGCGGCGCCTGCCAGCAGCAGGTTGAGACCGGTCCATGCCAGGAGGCAGACGCCGAACCCGGCGATGAACCACCACGATCCGCCAAAGGCAGCAACGCCATCGGCAAGACGCTGGCCCAGGGTCAGTTGCTCGTCGAATTCGGCGGCCGGGTCGCGCGAGACCGCGCGCTTGTCGATCGCCTGCTGCAGGATGGCCCGCTCCTGGGTCGTGAGTTCGGCGGCATCCTTGCCCAGAAAACGATCGGCGGCGTGGAGCAATCTGGAATTGACGTCGTTTGGCATGTCAGACTCGTTCGCAAGGGGCCAGTGCGGCGCGAGATTAGCCCAAAATGCGGCCGGATATGCATGCGGTAGTCAAATACCGCGCAGCATGCTGACAGCAGCCGCCGGCGCGGCGCGCCAGAATGACGATGAATTGCACCAGGGAGCCAATGACCATGACCATCCAGCACATCAACCCGACCGGCATGTATGTCAGCCCGGTCTTTTCGCAGGGCATCATCCTGCCGGCCAATGCCCGCATCCTGCTCATCGGCGGGCAGAACGCCGTCGATGCGAACGGCCAGATCGTGGGCAAGGGCGATGTCGCCCTGCAGTCGGAAAAGGCCATCGACAACATGCTCAAGGTGCTTGAGGCCGCTGGCGGCAGCCTTGAGAACCTCGTCAAGACCACGATCATGCTGCAGGCCGACGCCGACCTGGCCGCAGCCTTTCCCGCCTGGGCCAAGGTCTGGGGCAACCGGCCCAATCCGCCGACCGTGACCGGCATGAAAGTGGCAGGCCTGGCCAATCCCGATTTCCTGATCGAGATCGAAGCCATGGCCGTGCTGCCATGAGCCCGCGCCTGCGGCCGTTACGGCCGCGAGAGGACATGCCGGACTTTGTGAGCGAGGCCCTGGAGGCCCGTGGGCTGCGCGCGCAGTACGAGGCCCGCCCGCCCTATCAGCGCAACGACTATCTGATGTGGATCAACAAGGCGCAGCGCGAGGAGACCAAGCGCAAGCGCCTCGACCAGATGCTCGATGAGCTCGCGGGCGGCGGGGTCTATATGCGCATGAAATGGAACGGCTGACCTCAGCCCAGCGCACTCCGGGGTTCGGTCTCGTCGCGCTCCCAGGCATGGCTGTTGTCGATATGGGAGAGCGACCAGGCGAACACCTTGTGCATGGCGCGCAGGTCGCGCGCTGCCACCGCCTCTTCCAGCAGTTCGTTCATCCGCATCTTGGCGGGCAGGTGACCGGGCGGACCGAGCCGCTCGAACTCGACACCCACGCCCTGCTCCACCCAGGCACCGATCATGCCGGCAAAGTCCTCGGACACGAGAAACGCCGTCAGATCGAGGATCAGGAGGGTGATGGTGTCGTCGCCAAAGGATTCGGAGCGGATGACGACGCCGCTCTGCCGGGGATGCCATTCCGGCCCCAATTCGGGCAGAAAGAACCAGCCACAGAAGAACCCACGGCAGACCGTGGGCCGGGCCTCATAGACCGTACATCCCTGCCCCGCGACGCAATGCCCGCAAAGCGTATTGGCCGGCTTTTGCAGCTCGGGCGCATGGATGGGCGGAAAGGAACAGCAGGCCGTGCAGCCTTCGCAGTCCCTGCCGCTGATCGGTACCATCGCCATTCTCGGAGCCTCCTTGCAGCGGCAAGCATGACCGCGCCGACAAGGATTTGTCCAGCACGGCAAAACGAAACCAAAAGAAAACATCCGAGCGTCTTGATCTTTCGTTTTGGCGCTCTAGTCTGCAGCGCCAAAGGAGGCCGGCATGCGACAGCTTCTGATCGTTTTTCTGCTTGTGATGACAGGGAGCATGGCCTTGGCCGAAGACAACCGGATCGACCATCGCCTGCCCGACGCGCCGGAACTGGCGCAGCCCGGTCCGCATGCCATCGGGGTGCGGACCCTCGATTTGCTCTACACCGATCGCCCCGATGTGCTGACCGGCCCCGATTCCCGATACGACCGCCCGCTCAAGGTGGAGGTCTGGTATCCGGCCGCGCTGGGCGACACCGCACCCGGTGGCACCTATCCCGATGTCCAGTTGGCCAACAGCACGGCGACTGTGACGCTGCGGGGCCAGGCGGTCCGCAATGCCGCGCCCGACCCGGC
It contains:
- the hflK gene encoding FtsH protease activity modulator HflK, which codes for MPWENNGGGGGRNNGGPWGQAPGGGGGGPRRPGGNTPNLEDILNRGRAQFGGGLPGGRWLIVGAVLALAAFWAANSVYGVDEGEVGVEFRLGAPKQELAGAGLHFLIWPVETVEKVNISALQTTIGTASGSGSRANADDGLMLSGDQNIVDVRFAVLWSVANPVDYLINVRDPEGMVRNAAESAMREVVGRRPAQDIFRDDRAGIAIEVQQITQTILDSYGMGVRISQITLENAAPPAEVADAFNEVQRAEQDEDRLQEEARSYANTLLGDARGRAAALREEAAAYSNRVVQEATGEAERFNAVYAEYVNAPEVTRKRMFLETMEQVLGASEKVLVENGAGGSGVVPYLPLPELRSRDNTSTEQ
- a CDS encoding dihydrofolate reductase, which produces MTTIALIAAVARNNVIGADQSIPWRIPSDFAWFKATTMGKPMVMGRKQFETFPKPLAGRPHIVVTRQHDYAPEGVLVRNSLPEALAAARRLAEASEQDEIMVIGGGDIYAQAMPLADRLYITHVDLAPAGDVRFPPIDPGIWRVAAEPEVARSERDEAAYTIKIYERVHGSAH
- a CDS encoding DUF4145 domain-containing protein, with product MTVNRNLWRRNFSDRSVPRYPCPRCGRGSLVWDEDRYVKLEPKHSERKHDNEDWEPDWVQYRFVGFSKCNNSTCGEIVAIAGLGYVDREYVYGDGVGLDEYEWQTMVSPTSISPAPNLFPLSPKIPEQIRGEIKLAFKVYWGDVRAATIRLRTSLEMVLDDRGVPRTTDKTDKKGKGMLPLEQRIAKFAESAGDDESAEAMHALRVVGNIGTHGETVRDEDFFDILDVYEHALLEIYEQPSAQRKAMRARLIALKDK
- a CDS encoding IS110 family transposase; its protein translation is MISEAIVAGIDVSKDRLDVHVLPGAQVLSVDHAPKGLARLVGLLRRLGVQRIGLEASGGYERAALDVLAQAGFAVCLVPPARVRALAHALGRHAKTDPIDARMIACYVQLAPGQHDYQRDPARQRLDELAGLRRQLIAERNKLVSRLDIATDTMVRRMLARMHTMVGGHIARLDAEIASHIRATHLKARYEILLAVAGVGPVLAATLLCDLPELGHATPKQLASLVGVAPHARQSGRTARPGRCSGGRASVRNVLYMATLSALKARSPALRTFYDRLRANGKPFKVAINAAMRKFITILSAIVKQSTVA
- a CDS encoding GNAT family N-acetyltransferase; amino-acid sequence: MAAIHPSLTIRPAIAADAALIVDFIRQLAVYEKLEHEAKASEADIARDLFGPDPKVFCEIAEWAGKPVGFALWFYTYSTFQGRHGIWLEDLYVDPALRGKGIGKALLVHLARRCVAEELGRFEWWVLDWNEPSIKFYKSQGGVMQDEWTKVRVDGDALRKLGGEG
- a CDS encoding DUF4424 domain-containing protein, translated to MRVLVSCFLALASVPAFANDTAAVLTTGGLEFVANGEIAMESEELFISKEEIRVVYTFRNDSDQDHDLLVAFPMPDIVPNHWSPVAFPTGPADNLFEFETTFNGEPVAVTLHEYAYAAGVDRTKLLQKLGIPIVPIRQEAIDAVDALDDETTAQLLHLGMAVPDEFDAGEGWETHHWPFWTYRATYTWEATFPARERVVVEHRYKPSVGGTTGVSFLSEPYEDGYDPAAEYRRKYCTDDSFIAAVRKTLPNPDEPWGAPFTESWISYILTTGGNWAGGGIEKFRLVIDKGSTDNLVSFCGEGVKKIGPTTFEMVKQDFWPQEELDILILERQDWQ
- a CDS encoding EamA family transporter, which encodes MSIIQSWQFWAFLAAVFAALTAVFAKIGIENVGSDMATLIRTAIILLLSLAIVISFGQWQALNTIPSRTWIFLLLSGLATGASWLCYFRALKLGPASQVAPIDKLSVVMVAVFAALFLGERLSTLGWAGVVLIGLGAVLVAVA
- a CDS encoding phosphoribosyl-ATP pyrophosphohydrolase, which encodes MNLTLAELTGLVAEVSDTYASRNDIARDDDWYLLKVQEELGELTAEYLKTTGRGRLKGADGASIRQALEDETADVLAMLLLFARNNRIDLDAALERKWFQYLGRSPR
- a CDS encoding thymidylate synthase; the protein is MQPYLQLLSDILERGTDKSDRTGTGTRSLFGYQMRFDLSKGFPLLTTKKLHIKSIVYELLWFIRGETNVRWLQERGVKIWDEWADENGDLGPVYGSQWRSWPAPDGRHIDQLANVVESIRTKPDSRRHIVSAWNPAEVDEMALPPCHCLFQFYVADGKLSCQLYQRSADTFLGVPFNIASYALLTHMMAQVCDLEVGDFVHSFGDVHLYSNHFEQAKLQLSREPRPLPKLVINPERKRLEDFVFEDFAFEGYDPHPHIKGAVAV
- a CDS encoding DUF1003 domain-containing protein is translated as MPNDVNSRLLHAADRFLGKDAAELTTQERAILQQAIDKRAVSRDPAAEFDEQLTLGQRLADGVAAFGGSWWFIAGFGVCLLAWTGLNLLLAGAAFDPYPFIFLNLMLSMLAAIQAPVIMMSQNRQAAKDREVSAHDYEVNLKAEIEIMALHDKVDRLRDEDMRGLILSQQEQIARLTGLVEKHLGTGAAEGESR
- a CDS encoding RidA family protein encodes the protein MTIQHINPTGMYVSPVFSQGIILPANARILLIGGQNAVDANGQIVGKGDVALQSEKAIDNMLKVLEAAGGSLENLVKTTIMLQADADLAAAFPAWAKVWGNRPNPPTVTGMKVAGLANPDFLIEIEAMAVLP
- a CDS encoding YdeI/OmpD-associated family protein, encoding MPDFVSEALEARGLRAQYEARPPYQRNDYLMWINKAQREETKRKRLDQMLDELAGGGVYMRMKWNG
- a CDS encoding YkgJ family cysteine cluster protein, with the translated sequence MAMVPISGRDCEGCTACCSFPPIHAPELQKPANTLCGHCVAGQGCTVYEARPTVCRGFFCGWFFLPELGPEWHPRQSGVVIRSESFGDDTITLLILDLTAFLVSEDFAGMIGAWVEQGVGVEFERLGPPGHLPAKMRMNELLEEAVAARDLRAMHKVFAWSLSHIDNSHAWERDETEPRSALG